Proteins from a single region of Thamnophis elegans isolate rThaEle1 chromosome 17, rThaEle1.pri, whole genome shotgun sequence:
- the LOC116519912 gene encoding claw keratin-like: MVDCGPSCAVPSCASAPVVGFGSAGSRGLGCGPLGYGNLGYGGLGYAGLGYGSLGYGGLGYGLGYGLGAGALAESSGSLGTLAGVIPKPINQIPPSEVTIQPPAVVVTIPGPILSASCEPVAVGGNTPCAPGGIGGTGGFGGFGRVGGVYGGRLGRLGRRGSLCNLPC; the protein is encoded by the coding sequence ATGGTTGACTGTGGACCCTCTTGTGCTGTGCCCTCTTGCGCCTCCGCCCCAGTGGTTGGCTTCGGATCAGCTGGTTCCAGAGGCCTTGGCTGCGGACCTCTTGGCTATGGCAATCTCGGTTATGGCGGTCTCGGCTATGCAGGTCTCGGCTATGGCAGTCTCGGCTATGGCGGTCTCGGCTATGGTTTGGGCTACGGCCTCGGAGCTGGCGCCTTGGCCGAGAGCTCCGGAAGCCTGGGCACCCTGGCCGGAGTCATCCCCAAACCCATCAACCAGATCCCACCATCCGAGGTGACCATCCAGCCCCCTGCAGTTGTGGTCACCATCCCCGGCCCCATCCTGTCTGCCAGCTGTGAGCCCGTGGCCGTCGGAGGCAACACCCCATGCGCCCCCGGAGGTATCGGAGGTACCGGAGGCTTCGGAGGCTTCGGACGCGTTGGTGGCGTCTACGGAGGCCGCCTGGGACGTCTCGGTCGCCGTGGCAGCCTTTGTAACCTCCCCTGTTAA